In one window of Microbacterium sp. PM5 DNA:
- a CDS encoding type IV toxin-antitoxin system AbiEi family antitoxin domain-containing protein, with the protein MGEEGDPDAAAAVIVDGMLVSEARTLLASREELERRGRSARDVAAAVRHGSLIRVDRGCYAEAERWRGAHSEGRHLMRVVAAERRRTGNSELVYSHASAAVLWELPLFRVEPRRVHLSGRAASGHVRASEPLVARHQVAVASSDKTMRQGVVCTGLARTVADVLRSASFETGLSLADAALRRAAWSWNGYDVEAAESLRRQVAQRLPSGGRGVRAARRMLELADGRAASPGESVSRLYIGDLGFATPRLQVPVAGPGSRLFHVDFALDDVGVWGEYDGEGKYLDPAMRGEGVGVERVVMEEKQREDWIRGTTGRRLVRWGTADIATAAHLGARLRAFGIHPQR; encoded by the coding sequence GTGGGCGAAGAGGGAGATCCGGATGCCGCTGCGGCGGTGATCGTGGACGGCATGCTGGTTTCCGAAGCGCGCACCCTCCTCGCTTCCCGTGAGGAGCTCGAACGCAGAGGGCGTTCGGCGCGAGACGTCGCTGCGGCGGTGCGGCACGGATCCCTCATCCGTGTGGATCGCGGGTGTTACGCCGAGGCGGAACGGTGGCGCGGCGCCCACAGCGAAGGGCGTCACCTGATGCGCGTCGTCGCTGCTGAACGTCGTCGCACGGGGAACTCCGAGCTCGTCTACTCCCATGCCTCGGCGGCCGTCCTCTGGGAATTGCCGCTGTTTCGCGTCGAACCCCGCCGCGTGCACCTCAGCGGACGCGCAGCGAGCGGGCACGTACGCGCATCCGAGCCGTTGGTCGCACGTCACCAGGTTGCCGTCGCCTCGAGCGACAAGACGATGCGCCAGGGCGTGGTCTGCACCGGACTGGCCCGCACGGTCGCGGACGTGCTGCGCTCGGCATCCTTCGAGACAGGACTCTCCCTCGCCGACGCCGCGCTTCGCCGTGCCGCCTGGTCGTGGAACGGGTACGACGTGGAGGCGGCGGAGAGTCTGCGCCGGCAGGTTGCGCAGCGGCTGCCTTCGGGAGGCCGCGGAGTTCGCGCGGCCCGGCGGATGCTGGAACTCGCCGATGGTCGTGCCGCTTCGCCGGGGGAGAGCGTGAGCCGGCTCTACATCGGCGACCTCGGCTTCGCCACGCCGCGTCTGCAGGTCCCGGTCGCCGGTCCGGGCTCGCGCCTGTTCCATGTCGACTTCGCGCTGGATGACGTCGGAGTCTGGGGCGAGTACGACGGCGAGGGAAAGTACCTCGATCCTGCGATGCGGGGCGAGGGCGTCGGGGTGGAGCGGGTGGTCATGGAAGAGAAGCAGCGCGAGGACTGGATCCGCGGGACCACGGGACGGCGACTCGTGCGCTGGGGCACGGCTGACATCGCCACGGCAGCCCACCTGGGTGCACGCCTGCGCGCGTTCGGCATCCATCCGCAACGCTGA
- a CDS encoding thioredoxin domain-containing protein yields the protein MAQAAAGKRNWFAIWVSVAVVVVVALVIALVVWMNRAATDPGTAPAGAGINQETGAIAVGSGEQTLDTYIDFMCPICNQFETTYGPEILDLANKGTITLNIHPIAILDRYSQGTNYSTRSANAMYCVAQADPDKVVAFMQAMYKNQPQENSTGLTDQQIIDIAKGVGVTGIDSCVTDGTYSKFVTSMTQKTPVQPGSSGIGTPTLAINGTVISNQTIPAKGQFASLFK from the coding sequence ATGGCGCAGGCAGCAGCGGGTAAGAGGAACTGGTTCGCGATCTGGGTGAGCGTGGCGGTCGTCGTCGTGGTCGCGCTGGTCATCGCGCTCGTGGTGTGGATGAACCGGGCAGCCACGGACCCCGGTACGGCACCGGCGGGTGCGGGCATCAACCAGGAGACGGGCGCGATCGCCGTCGGCTCGGGAGAGCAGACCCTCGACACCTACATCGACTTCATGTGCCCCATTTGCAACCAGTTCGAGACCACGTATGGCCCCGAGATCCTCGATCTGGCGAACAAGGGCACGATCACGCTCAACATCCACCCGATCGCGATCCTGGACCGCTACTCGCAGGGAACCAACTACTCGACGCGGTCCGCCAACGCCATGTACTGCGTCGCGCAGGCCGACCCCGACAAGGTCGTCGCGTTCATGCAGGCGATGTACAAGAACCAGCCCCAGGAGAACTCGACGGGCCTGACCGATCAGCAGATCATCGACATCGCGAAGGGCGTCGGCGTCACGGGTATCGACTCGTGCGTGACGGACGGCACCTATTCGAAGTTCGTCACCTCGATGACGCAGAAGACGCCGGTCCAGCCGGGCTCGAGCGGCATCGGCACGCCCACTCTCGCGATCAACGGAACGGTCATCTCGAACCAGACCATTCCGGCGAAGGGCCAGTTCGCCTCCCTCTTCAAGTGA
- the infA gene encoding translation initiation factor IF-1 codes for MAKKDGVIEIEGVVSEALPNAMFRVELTNGHKVLATISGKMRQNYIRIIPEDRVVVELSPYDLTRGRIVYRYR; via the coding sequence ATGGCTAAGAAAGACGGTGTCATCGAAATCGAGGGCGTCGTGTCTGAAGCGCTGCCCAACGCGATGTTCCGCGTTGAGCTCACCAACGGACACAAGGTACTCGCCACGATCTCCGGCAAGATGCGGCAGAACTACATCCGCATCATCCCCGAAGACCGCGTCGTCGTGGAGCTCTCGCCCTACGACCTCACGCGCGGTCGCATCGTCTACCGCTACCGCTAG
- the rpmJ gene encoding 50S ribosomal protein L36, translating into MKVNPSVKPICDHCKVIRRHGRVMVICKSNPRHKQRQG; encoded by the coding sequence ATGAAGGTCAACCCCTCCGTCAAGCCCATCTGCGACCACTGCAAGGTCATCCGTCGCCACGGTCGCGTCATGGTGATCTGCAAGTCGAACCCGCGTCACAAGCAGCGCCAGGGTTGA
- the rpsM gene encoding 30S ribosomal protein S13: protein MARLAGVDIPRDKRVVIALTYIYGIGRTRSVEILKATEIDESIRVKDLTDDQLVALRDHIEGNYKVEGDLRREVAADIRRKVEIGSYEGLRHRRGLPVRGQRTKTNARTRKGPKRTVAGKKKAGRK from the coding sequence ATGGCACGTCTTGCCGGCGTTGACATCCCGCGCGACAAGCGCGTGGTGATCGCCCTCACGTACATCTACGGCATCGGCCGTACCCGTTCGGTCGAGATCCTCAAGGCCACCGAGATCGACGAGTCGATCCGCGTCAAGGACCTCACCGACGACCAGCTGGTCGCGCTGCGCGACCACATCGAAGGCAACTACAAGGTGGAGGGTGACCTGCGCCGTGAGGTCGCCGCCGACATCCGCCGCAAGGTCGAGATCGGCTCGTACGAGGGTCTGCGTCACCGCCGCGGCCTTCCGGTGCGCGGTCAGCGCACCAAGACCAACGCGCGTACCCGCAAGGGCCCGAAGCGCACCGTCGCCGGCAAGAAGAAGGCCGGCCGCAAGTAA
- the rpsK gene encoding 30S ribosomal protein S11 — protein sequence MAQAKTAARKPRRKEKKNIALGQAHIKSTFNNTIVSITDPSGAVISWASSGGVGFKGSRKSTPYAAGMAAESAARQAAEHGVKKVDVFVKGPGSGRETAIRSLQAAGLEVGSISDVTPQAHNGCRPPKRRRV from the coding sequence ATGGCACAGGCCAAGACCGCTGCGCGCAAGCCGCGCCGCAAGGAGAAGAAGAACATCGCGCTGGGCCAGGCCCACATCAAGTCGACGTTCAACAACACGATCGTTTCGATCACCGACCCCTCGGGCGCTGTCATCAGCTGGGCGTCCTCGGGTGGAGTGGGCTTCAAGGGCTCGCGTAAGTCGACCCCGTACGCCGCCGGCATGGCCGCCGAGTCGGCCGCCCGCCAGGCCGCCGAGCACGGCGTCAAGAAGGTCGACGTCTTCGTGAAGGGCCCGGGTTCGGGTCGCGAGACCGCGATCCGTTCGCTGCAGGCCGCCGGCCTCGAGGTGGGGTCGATCTCCGACGTCACCCCGCAGGCGCACAACGGCTGCCGCCCGCCGAAGCGTCGCCGCGTCTGA
- a CDS encoding DNA-directed RNA polymerase subunit alpha — MLIAQRPTLTEEKIGEFRSRFVIEPLEPGFGYTIGNALRRSLLSSIPGAAVTSIRIDGVLHEFSTIPGVKEDVTEIILNIKQLVVSSERDEPITAYLRKTGAGEVTAADISAPAGVEVHNPELVIATLNDSAKFELELTIERGRGYVSATQNRNEYAEAGQIPIDSIYSPVLKVSYRVDATRAGERTDFDKLVLDVEAKPSISPRDAVASAGRTLTELFGLARELNVEAEGIEIGPAPVAEVLTNELSMPIEDLDLSVRSYNCLKREGINTVSELVALSETQLMNIRNFGQKSVDEVRDKLVSLGLSLKDSVPGFDGAHFYGGYDDEAL, encoded by the coding sequence GTGCTCATTGCACAGCGTCCCACTCTGACCGAGGAGAAGATCGGCGAGTTCCGCAGCCGCTTCGTCATCGAGCCGCTGGAGCCCGGCTTCGGCTACACGATCGGCAACGCGCTGCGCCGCAGCCTGCTGTCCTCGATCCCCGGCGCGGCTGTCACCAGCATCCGCATCGACGGCGTGCTGCACGAGTTCAGCACCATCCCGGGCGTGAAGGAGGATGTCACCGAGATCATCCTCAACATCAAGCAGCTGGTCGTCTCCTCGGAGCGCGACGAGCCGATCACCGCCTACCTGCGCAAGACCGGCGCCGGCGAGGTCACCGCCGCCGACATCTCCGCTCCGGCGGGTGTCGAGGTGCACAACCCCGAGCTGGTCATCGCGACGCTCAACGACTCGGCGAAGTTCGAGCTCGAGCTCACGATCGAGCGCGGCCGTGGCTACGTGTCGGCCACCCAGAACCGCAACGAGTACGCCGAGGCGGGCCAGATCCCGATCGACTCGATCTACTCGCCCGTTCTGAAGGTCTCGTACCGCGTCGACGCCACGCGTGCCGGTGAGCGCACCGACTTCGACAAGCTCGTCCTGGACGTCGAGGCCAAGCCGTCGATCTCCCCGCGCGACGCCGTCGCGTCGGCCGGGCGCACGCTCACCGAGCTGTTCGGTCTCGCTCGCGAGTTGAACGTCGAAGCCGAGGGCATCGAGATCGGTCCCGCGCCGGTCGCCGAGGTTCTCACCAACGAGCTGTCGATGCCGATCGAGGACCTCGATCTGTCGGTGCGTTCGTACAACTGCCTCAAGCGCGAGGGCATCAACACGGTGTCGGAGCTGGTCGCCCTCTCCGAGACGCAGCTGATGAACATCCGCAACTTCGGTCAGAAGTCGGTCGACGAGGTGCGCGACAAGCTCGTCTCCCTCGGCCTGTCGCTGAAGGACTCGGTCCCCGGGTTCGACGGTGCGCACTTCTACGGCGGCTACGACGACGAGGCCCTCTGA
- the rplQ gene encoding 50S ribosomal protein L17: MPKPTKGPRLGGGPAHERLLLANLASALFTHKSITTTETKAKRLRPLAERMVTFAKRGDLHARRRVLSVLGNKDAVHELFAEIAPLVAEREGGYTRITKIGNRKGDNAPMAVIELVLEPVNPKPKSTKKAAAAAPAATPAKDEDAAEETATDAVAEADEAQDAADEVVADAAAAAGAESPEEGAAAEAAAEDAAK, from the coding sequence ATGCCCAAGCCCACCAAGGGTCCCCGCCTCGGAGGCGGCCCCGCCCACGAGCGTCTGCTGCTGGCCAACCTGGCCTCGGCGCTGTTCACCCACAAGTCGATCACGACGACCGAGACCAAGGCCAAGCGCCTGCGCCCGCTCGCCGAGCGCATGGTCACGTTCGCCAAGCGTGGCGACCTGCACGCGCGCCGTCGTGTGCTGTCCGTCCTCGGCAACAAGGACGCCGTCCACGAGCTGTTCGCCGAGATCGCGCCGCTGGTCGCCGAGCGTGAGGGCGGCTACACCCGCATCACGAAGATCGGCAACCGCAAGGGCGACAACGCGCCGATGGCTGTGATCGAGCTCGTCCTCGAGCCGGTCAACCCGAAGCCGAAGTCGACCAAGAAGGCGGCCGCTGCCGCTCCGGCCGCCACCCCGGCCAAGGATGAGGATGCCGCCGAGGAGACCGCCACCGACGCGGTCGCCGAGGCCGACGAGGCTCAGGATGCCGCGGACGAGGTCGTCGCCGACGCCGCCGCCGCCGCAGGTGCCGAGTCGCCCGAGGAGGGCGCCGCGGCCGAGGCTGCTGCCGAGGACGCCGCGAAGTAA
- a CDS encoding GNAT family N-acetyltransferase: MSEPSLSARIDQSRRRSGSELGPVLPRHPEVASWRTATADDIDAIHAVMVAAERVDHPTWTTPREDVADTFDLAHIDHSRDTVLALDAEGTVIAFGSSFLHPSREGALNVHLSGAVLPTLWRRGIGSAVFGWQYARGLEQLAEAAGALPDVPGEDWSAQLRVYAEESNRGNQRLAESAGLAAERWFATMLRDLTDGAPEVSLPAAAREGGLRIVAYTHDRDDDARLARNDAFRDHWGSLPSQPESWAKFVGGEFFRADLSRLVVEADGTIAAFCLASVNEEDWASLGASNSYIDLIGVVRARRRQGLAPAVVAATLRAIADAGLQKAVLDVDTASPTGADALYEGLGFVADERSVALVAHI; the protein is encoded by the coding sequence GTGAGTGAGCCATCGCTGAGTGCACGCATCGACCAGTCCCGCCGCCGGTCCGGATCCGAGCTCGGACCGGTGCTGCCACGGCATCCGGAGGTCGCGTCGTGGCGCACCGCGACGGCCGACGACATCGACGCCATCCACGCCGTGATGGTGGCGGCGGAGCGTGTCGACCACCCGACCTGGACCACTCCGCGCGAGGACGTCGCCGACACCTTCGATCTTGCGCACATCGACCACTCCCGCGACACCGTGCTGGCGCTGGATGCCGAGGGTACCGTGATCGCGTTCGGAAGCTCCTTCCTCCACCCTTCGCGCGAGGGCGCCCTGAACGTGCACCTGTCGGGTGCGGTGCTGCCGACGCTGTGGCGCCGCGGGATCGGCAGCGCGGTGTTCGGCTGGCAGTACGCGCGCGGCCTCGAGCAGCTGGCGGAGGCCGCGGGTGCGCTGCCCGACGTGCCGGGGGAAGACTGGAGCGCTCAGCTGCGGGTGTACGCCGAGGAGTCGAACCGCGGGAATCAGAGGCTCGCCGAGTCGGCGGGTCTGGCCGCCGAACGCTGGTTCGCCACGATGCTGCGGGATCTGACCGACGGTGCGCCGGAGGTGTCGCTGCCGGCCGCGGCGCGGGAGGGCGGGCTGCGCATCGTGGCGTACACGCACGATCGTGATGACGACGCCCGTCTGGCGCGCAACGATGCGTTCCGCGATCACTGGGGAAGCCTGCCGAGCCAGCCCGAGTCGTGGGCCAAGTTCGTCGGCGGCGAGTTCTTCCGCGCCGATCTGTCCCGGCTGGTCGTCGAGGCCGACGGCACCATCGCCGCTTTCTGTCTCGCGTCGGTGAACGAGGAGGACTGGGCGAGTCTGGGCGCCTCGAACTCGTACATCGACCTCATCGGTGTCGTGCGGGCGCGCCGTCGGCAGGGACTGGCTCCCGCGGTCGTCGCGGCGACGTTGCGCGCGATCGCCGATGCCGGTCTGCAGAAGGCGGTGCTCGACGTCGACACCGCCAGCCCGACGGGCGCCGATGCCCTCTACGAGGGGCTGGGCTTCGTGGCGGACGAACGGTCGGTCGCCCTGGTCGCGCACATCTGA
- a CDS encoding acyltransferase family protein: protein MTSPSPRFAGLDGLRALAVLLVVVYHLFPGWLLQSGFVGVDVFFVISGFLITSLLLREHDRTSRIALGAFWARRARRLLPALAVVVTVSASVAWLIGGDVLLGLGRQVLGAITFSSNWASISAGASYFAGTQPELLRNLWSLAVEEQFYVLWPLLLPVFLLLPRRGMRAAVAMVLAAASLAWAAQLVGVGAGSVDLTRAYYGTDTHAFGLLLGVALAFALAGRTAWSASARPSIGGVVPAWTAVIGTASVIGIIIVGALPGGAERYPLVPAIASALTAVAIATATHAGSWFGHALDVAPLRWIGERSYGIYLWHWPIVVLLALATTGGFLEESVPVSVGLGAAALTLGVSAASYRLLEQPVRRLGFRGAGRALWARLHSTPSRRFGAIATVGVGALVLGGTTAAVAAAPPVSSSQAVVEAGQRALDAASAAPTPSGGSAAAPTATPTATATQGPDGEPLPPAPVTVSGDRVTAVGDSVMLASAGGLLDELPGVQIDAEVSRSMWAGSKIIDRLSDQGALRDYVVVGLGTNGPVDSDALQDIYDRVGRDRTLVLVTAFAPRDWIPGVNAELSAFAASHPGVVIADWSGAIAPHADVLAGDGIHPGETGGRIYADTVTHAVDAVANQRAQTRYQVQLIRWATSRTFAPAPSS, encoded by the coding sequence ATGACCTCCCCCTCCCCTCGTTTCGCCGGCCTCGACGGCCTGCGCGCGCTCGCCGTGCTGCTCGTGGTCGTGTACCACCTGTTCCCCGGCTGGCTCCTGCAGAGCGGCTTCGTCGGCGTCGACGTCTTCTTCGTCATCTCGGGCTTCCTCATCACGTCGCTGCTGCTGCGCGAACACGACCGCACCAGCCGCATCGCCCTCGGCGCGTTCTGGGCGCGCCGCGCCCGCCGGCTGCTGCCGGCCCTCGCCGTGGTGGTCACCGTGAGCGCCAGCGTCGCCTGGCTCATCGGTGGGGACGTTCTGCTGGGGCTCGGTCGACAGGTGCTCGGCGCGATCACGTTCTCCTCCAACTGGGCGTCGATCTCGGCCGGCGCGTCCTACTTCGCCGGGACGCAGCCCGAGCTGCTGCGAAACCTGTGGTCGCTCGCGGTGGAGGAGCAGTTCTACGTGCTCTGGCCGCTGCTTCTGCCCGTGTTCCTCCTGCTGCCACGCCGCGGCATGCGCGCCGCCGTCGCGATGGTCCTGGCCGCGGCATCCCTGGCCTGGGCAGCGCAGCTCGTGGGCGTCGGCGCGGGCTCGGTCGACCTGACGCGCGCGTATTACGGCACCGATACGCACGCCTTCGGCCTGCTGCTCGGCGTCGCACTGGCCTTCGCGCTCGCCGGGCGCACCGCGTGGAGCGCGTCCGCGCGCCCGTCCATCGGCGGCGTCGTGCCCGCCTGGACCGCGGTCATCGGCACGGCGAGTGTGATCGGCATCATCATCGTCGGTGCGCTGCCGGGCGGGGCGGAGCGCTATCCGCTCGTGCCGGCGATCGCGAGTGCACTGACCGCGGTCGCGATCGCGACGGCGACACACGCCGGCTCCTGGTTCGGGCACGCCCTCGACGTCGCGCCGCTGCGCTGGATCGGCGAGCGCTCCTACGGCATCTACCTGTGGCACTGGCCCATCGTCGTCCTGCTCGCCCTCGCGACCACGGGCGGCTTCCTCGAGGAATCCGTGCCGGTCAGCGTCGGGCTCGGCGCCGCCGCCCTCACCCTCGGCGTCTCCGCGGCCTCGTACCGCCTGCTCGAACAGCCCGTGCGCCGGCTCGGCTTCCGGGGCGCGGGGCGAGCACTGTGGGCGCGCCTGCACTCCACGCCGTCACGGCGGTTCGGCGCGATCGCGACCGTCGGTGTCGGGGCGCTCGTGCTCGGCGGCACGACGGCCGCAGTCGCCGCCGCCCCGCCAGTCAGCTCCAGCCAGGCGGTGGTCGAGGCGGGCCAGCGCGCGCTCGACGCGGCATCCGCCGCCCCCACTCCGTCGGGCGGCAGCGCCGCGGCACCCACGGCGACACCCACCGCCACGGCGACGCAGGGCCCCGACGGCGAGCCGCTGCCCCCGGCACCGGTCACCGTGAGCGGCGACCGGGTGACGGCCGTCGGTGACTCGGTGATGCTGGCCTCGGCCGGCGGCCTGCTCGATGAGCTGCCCGGCGTGCAGATCGACGCCGAGGTCTCGCGCTCGATGTGGGCGGGCAGCAAGATCATCGACCGGCTCTCCGACCAGGGTGCCCTGCGTGACTACGTCGTCGTGGGCCTCGGCACCAACGGCCCCGTCGATTCGGACGCCCTCCAGGACATCTACGACCGCGTCGGTCGCGACCGCACGCTCGTTCTGGTCACGGCGTTCGCTCCCCGCGATTGGATCCCGGGCGTCAATGCCGAGCTGAGCGCGTTCGCGGCGAGCCATCCCGGCGTCGTCATCGCCGACTGGTCCGGCGCGATCGCGCCGCACGCCGATGTGCTCGCCGGCGACGGCATCCATCCGGGCGAGACCGGCGGGCGCATCTACGCCGACACCGTCACCCACGCCGTCGATGCCGTGGCGAATCAGCGCGCGCAGACGCGCTACCAGGTGCAGCTGATCCGCTGGGCGACGAGTCGGACGTTCGCCCCCGCACCGTCGTCCTGA
- a CDS encoding carbohydrate kinase has translation MDTDVLVIGEALIDIVESAEGDRELVGGSPANVAVGLARQGHAVRLLTRLGRDERGARIAAQIAESGAVVDEESWTDAATSTARARLRPDGSAEYEFAIDWAVPAASLDGTRVVHTGSIALFLEPGGSAVLEVLRRAADTGAALVTLDPNIRPALVGAHEVALARFAQAAASADLVKLSDEDAAWLYPGLDADAVLHQVAAYGPRVIVMTRGGEGAVGLGPGGVSAVDALAVTVVDTIGAGDAYMASLISSALDDPAIFEDAASFAAALRRAAVTAGITVSRAGANPPTRADVDERLG, from the coding sequence ATGGATACGGATGTGCTGGTCATCGGTGAGGCGCTCATCGACATCGTCGAGAGCGCCGAGGGCGACCGCGAGCTCGTCGGTGGCAGCCCTGCCAACGTCGCCGTGGGCCTTGCCCGGCAGGGACACGCGGTGCGTCTGCTGACCCGACTGGGGCGCGACGAGCGCGGCGCGCGGATCGCCGCCCAGATCGCCGAATCCGGCGCCGTCGTCGACGAGGAGTCATGGACGGATGCCGCGACCTCCACCGCCCGCGCACGACTGCGTCCGGACGGTTCCGCCGAGTACGAGTTCGCGATCGACTGGGCGGTTCCCGCGGCATCCCTGGACGGAACCCGTGTCGTCCACACCGGTTCGATCGCGCTCTTCCTGGAGCCGGGCGGCAGCGCCGTGCTGGAGGTTCTGCGTCGCGCCGCCGACACGGGTGCGGCGCTGGTGACGCTCGACCCGAACATCCGCCCGGCGCTCGTCGGCGCGCACGAGGTCGCGCTCGCACGCTTCGCCCAGGCCGCGGCATCGGCCGATCTGGTCAAGCTGAGCGACGAGGACGCCGCGTGGCTGTACCCGGGGTTGGACGCCGACGCCGTGCTGCACCAGGTCGCCGCCTACGGGCCACGCGTGATCGTCATGACCCGAGGCGGCGAGGGCGCCGTCGGGCTGGGACCCGGTGGTGTGAGCGCCGTCGATGCGCTGGCTGTCACGGTCGTCGACACGATCGGTGCCGGCGACGCGTACATGGCGAGCCTCATCTCCAGCGCGCTGGACGATCCTGCGATCTTCGAGGACGCCGCCTCGTTCGCCGCGGCGCTGCGCCGTGCCGCCGTCACCGCCGGCATCACCGTCTCGCGGGCCGGTGCGAACCCGCCGACCCGTGCCGACGTGGACGAGCGTCTCGGCTGA
- a CDS encoding putative quinol monooxygenase, translating into MTVVVTAVFQPVEGQRPALIEALSAAMPAVHAEEGCLLYAIHAASDGTVVMIEKWAEPTALAAHAQGDAVKALQAAVTGLVTGPAEVVTMTPVPAGTPSQGAL; encoded by the coding sequence ATGACTGTTGTCGTCACCGCCGTCTTTCAGCCCGTCGAGGGCCAGCGCCCGGCACTCATCGAGGCGCTCAGTGCCGCCATGCCCGCCGTCCACGCCGAGGAGGGGTGTCTGCTCTATGCCATCCACGCCGCCTCCGACGGGACGGTCGTGATGATCGAGAAATGGGCGGAGCCCACCGCCCTCGCCGCGCACGCGCAGGGCGACGCCGTGAAGGCCCTGCAAGCCGCCGTCACCGGCCTGGTGACCGGGCCCGCCGAGGTCGTGACGATGACTCCTGTGCCGGCCGGGACGCCGTCCCAAGGCGCTCTGTGA
- the truA gene encoding tRNA pseudouridine(38-40) synthase TruA — protein sequence MRLRLDLAYDGTDFRGWARQPGLRTVQGTLETALARVLGGDPQLVVAGRTDAGVHAAGQVAHLDLTDRQQQRLSSSRAGTAEALAARINGVLGAYPDVVVHRTAVAPDGFDARFSAVWRRYEYRIADRIAGYDPLERVRTTSVKAALDVDAMDAAARSLIGLHDFAAYCKWREGATTIRTLLEFGWGRDDHGILIARVKADAFCHSMVRALVGACAAVGEGRLKIADVAAIRDGGVRTSDVKVLAARGLTLTEVGYPADDLLGSRAAQTRARRSLDAD from the coding sequence GTGCGGCTGCGCCTCGATCTCGCCTACGACGGCACGGACTTCCGCGGGTGGGCCCGTCAACCGGGTCTGCGCACCGTTCAGGGCACGCTCGAGACAGCACTGGCCCGCGTGCTCGGCGGCGATCCGCAGCTGGTCGTGGCGGGTCGAACCGACGCCGGGGTGCACGCGGCCGGGCAGGTCGCCCACCTCGATCTCACCGATCGGCAGCAGCAGCGGCTGTCGTCCAGCCGCGCCGGCACCGCCGAGGCGCTGGCTGCCCGCATCAACGGCGTGCTCGGTGCCTATCCCGACGTCGTGGTGCACCGCACCGCCGTCGCACCGGACGGTTTCGATGCGCGGTTCTCGGCCGTCTGGCGACGCTACGAGTATCGCATCGCCGATCGCATCGCCGGCTACGACCCCCTCGAGCGCGTGCGCACGACCAGCGTGAAGGCCGCGCTGGACGTGGACGCGATGGATGCCGCGGCACGGTCGCTCATCGGTCTGCACGATTTCGCGGCGTATTGCAAATGGCGGGAGGGGGCGACCACGATCCGCACCCTGCTGGAGTTCGGCTGGGGTCGAGACGATCACGGCATCCTGATCGCGCGCGTGAAAGCCGACGCGTTCTGCCACAGCATGGTGCGCGCCCTCGTCGGTGCCTGCGCGGCGGTCGGCGAAGGGCGGCTGAAGATCGCCGACGTCGCCGCGATCCGCGACGGCGGGGTGCGCACGAGCGACGTGAAGGTGCTCGCGGCCCGCGGTCTCACCCTCACCGAGGTCGGCTACCCCGCCGATGACCTGCTGGGTTCCCGCGCCGCGCAGACGCGCGCACGCCGCAGCCTCGACGCTGACTGA
- a CDS encoding endonuclease/exonuclease/phosphatase family protein, whose protein sequence is MKVISYNLNKHKAIGELGELVESTGADVLCLQEAVSSDLPSQIGDLHLAEATARNRLGLALYYRRSIFDAREVRALALKKSLHDRVLKPAEERMLAVRLHDIDLGREVIVASFHAAPLTALNSLRRKQIQAALEELSSLGPDLPILMVGDYNYPVFKENLGQHVRESGYELTLSDARTYTRYKFFRGHYDFATSVGFDIATITTLPQGRSDHLPILITAEPRALAPRTP, encoded by the coding sequence ATGAAGGTCATCTCGTACAACCTCAACAAGCACAAGGCGATCGGCGAGCTCGGCGAGCTGGTCGAGAGCACGGGGGCCGACGTCCTCTGCCTGCAGGAGGCGGTCTCCAGCGACCTGCCGTCGCAGATCGGCGATCTGCACCTGGCCGAGGCGACGGCACGCAACCGGCTGGGACTTGCGCTGTACTACCGGCGAAGCATCTTCGATGCGCGCGAGGTGCGCGCGCTCGCGCTGAAGAAGTCGCTGCACGACCGTGTGCTCAAGCCCGCGGAGGAGCGCATGCTGGCGGTGCGCCTGCACGACATCGACCTCGGCCGCGAGGTGATCGTCGCGAGCTTCCACGCCGCCCCGCTGACCGCGCTCAACTCGCTGCGGCGCAAGCAGATCCAGGCCGCGCTGGAAGAGCTCTCCAGCCTCGGCCCCGACCTGCCGATCCTCATGGTCGGCGACTACAACTATCCGGTGTTCAAAGAGAACCTCGGCCAGCACGTGCGTGAGTCCGGATATGAGCTCACCCTGAGCGATGCCCGCACGTATACGCGCTACAAGTTCTTCCGCGGCCACTACGACTTCGCGACGAGCGTGGGGTTCGACATCGCGACGATCACGACGCTGCCGCAGGGGCGCAGCGACCACCTGCCCATTCTGATCACTGCCGAGCCGCGCGCCCTGGCCCCGCGCACCCCCTGA